A genome region from Thalassotalea euphylliae includes the following:
- a CDS encoding BLUF domain-containing protein, with amino-acid sequence MHLRLVYFSRSTSLMAQNELVSLLKKARMFNDQNDITGLLLYKNQSFVQLLEGPSERVASLFQSICTDERHYAIKTLVKEEAEQRLFPDWSMGFQNLNQSSEAEPLAGYSLFMSDEHSPNLPPNYDKTMELLLFFRARS; translated from the coding sequence ATGCATTTAAGGTTAGTTTACTTCTCTAGATCAACGTCGTTGATGGCACAAAATGAATTAGTTTCACTTTTGAAAAAAGCAAGGATGTTTAATGATCAAAACGACATAACTGGTTTACTTCTATACAAAAATCAATCTTTCGTTCAATTGCTCGAAGGCCCCTCTGAAAGAGTCGCATCATTATTCCAGAGTATTTGCACAGACGAACGTCACTATGCCATCAAAACTCTAGTAAAAGAGGAAGCAGAGCAGCGATTATTTCCTGACTGGAGTATGGGGTTCCAAAACCTAAACCAATCCAGTGAAGCTGAGCCATTGGCTGGTTATTCGTTGTTCATGTCTGACGAACATTCACCTAACTTACCTCCAAATTATGATAAGACAATGGAATTGTTACTTTTTTTCAGAGCAAGAAGCTAA